Within Halorussus sp. MSC15.2, the genomic segment GATGCTCCCGTCGGTGTCCGAGGACGACGCGGCGTCGAAGGTAATCGACTCGTCTGGCACCGGGTCAGACGGCGAGTAGTCGAACGCGGCGGTCGGCGCGTCGTTCGTCACCGAGACTGTCTGGGTCGTCTCGGCGGTGTTGCCGTCGTCGTCGGTAACCCGGAGCGTCACCACGTACTCGCCCGCCGAGTCGAACGTTTGCGTGACCGTCGCCCCGTAGTACTCGTAGTAGCCGTCCCCGTCGAGGTCCCACTCGTACTCGTCGATGGTCCCGTCGTCGGTGGACGACGAAGCGTCGAACGTCACCGTCTCGTCGGGCACCGGGTCCGACGGCGAGTAACTGAACGACACCGTCGGCGCGTTCCCGGCGGCCGACGCGCCGACGGTGGTCACCCCGGCCGTCGCTCCCACCGACAGTACACAGACCAATACCCAAAGATACGTCAGAGATTCCCGTCGTCTATTCATCCAATCCGGTATTTAAAACTGAGATATATAAATATTCGAGAGACGGAACGCGAGTCAGTCGAGACACGACGCCACGAGTGCCAGCATGCGCTCGCCCCGCACTTCGTCGGCGAGCAGGGGCACTCGCTTCACGTCGTGCCCGCGGAAGACGTCCTGCGCTCGGGCGAGGGCGTCCTGTTGGACCTCCCACCGTCGCTGGCAGAACTCGCAGGTGTCGAGGTTGGGCGAGACGAAGGCGTCGGTATCCTCGCTCGTCACGCCGCCCGACTCCGTCTCACCCGCAGTCGAGCGCGGTTCGACGACGTCCGCGAGGTCTTCCATCACCTTGTTGACAACCACGGTGCCGACCGGCACCCCGAACTCCGAGAGTTGGTCGAGCAGGCGCTCGGACTCGAAGACGCTCATCTCCTCGGGGACCAGCACGACACGGAAGTCGGTCTTGCTCGGGTCTCGGAGGGTGTCACGGAGTCGTTCGATGCGGTCGCTGAGTTCGTCGAGGTCGTCGAACCCCTGCTCGGGGTCGGCGTCCTCGCCGCCGAACATCCCCTTCATGCCCTCCATCATACCTTGGAACTTCTGCTTGAGCTTCATGATGCGGCCCAGCATCGTGTCCATTAGTTCGGGCAGTTCGAGGAGTCGGAGGGTGTGGCCGGTCGGCGCGGTGTCCACGACCACGCGCTCGAAGCGCGGGTCGTCCATGTACTCCAGTAGCTTCTGCATCGCGGCGGCCTCGTCCGCGCCCGGCATCGGCCCGCCCAGCAGCGCGTCCATCGGGTTGCCCTCTCCCAGCATCTCGCCGAGACCGCCGAGCGGGCCGGACTGGTCGCCAGCGCCGACGCCCGACCCGGCGGGGTCCGCCTCGGGACCGCCGGTCCCGGCACCTCCGGCCGCTCCGCCGAAGACCGCGTCCCCTTCTTCGAGCGCGGCGTCGGGGTCGATTTCGGCGGCGTAGAGCGGCACGTCCTCGCGGATGCGCTCGGGGGTCGCCGGAATCTCGGTCTCGAAGGTGTCCGACAGCGAGTGAGCGGGGTCGGTCGAGACGACCAGCGTGGCGGTGCCGCCGCGGGCGCTCGCAAGCCCCGTCGCGGCCGCCATCGTGGTCTTCCCGACGCCGCCCTTCCCGCCGTAGAGGACGTACTCGGGCGCGTCGATGCCCGCCGGAACGTCGCTCTCGTCGATTCGCTCGACCGGTTCCACGTCGAGTTCGGTCATTGTCGGAGGGTAGTGAGTCGGGACTTGTGTACTCGTCGGTCCGACGTGTCGTCGTCCCGCGAGACGGTAGCGACGACCTGCACGGAGTGGTTCCGTCGGTACTGCGGAAGCGAGGAGACGGTTCTCGGAAACCAGTGACTCTCGGGCCACCGAATCCGTCACGCGACTGTCCCGCAACCGAACTGCACTGCCCCGCGCCGGACTCGGTTTTCAGCTACGGCGAACGTCGGCCACGTCGTTACGGGAGACGTCCAGAACCTCCGCGGGCGTCAGCGCCACCTCGCGCCACGCCGGAAGCCGCCGGTCCTCGCCCGGCGGGGCGACGGCCTCGGCGTAGATGTCCACCTGCTCGCGCTCCTCGCTCCGGTCGTAGTCGAGACCGTTGAACCCGGCGTCGGCGGCGTACTGCTCGACGAACGACTCCGCGGTCCGCCGATAGCGCTCGGGCAGGGCGTCGTAGTCGGGGGTCACGCCGTGGGACTCGACCGCCCGGAGGAGCGCCCGGCCGACGTGACGACTCATGTCCGAGAGACCGGTCGGTCCCGAGACCGCCCGATGGTCGTGTTCGTACCGGCCGAGGTCCACCTGCGCGGTGCCCTCGAACCCGGCGTAACCGAACGCCTCGCCGAGCGTGCCGACCTCCAGCCCCCAGTGGCGCTCGACCCGGAGCGCGCGGACGAAGTCGGCGGTCGCCCCGAACTCCCCGGCCAGCGCGTACCGGAACGACACGAGGTAGTCCAGCACCGCCGCGTCGGGGTGGGCGTCGGCCAGCGCCCGGACCAGCGGCGCGTAGAACAGCCGACAGAGCCGCCCGTAGAGGCGTCCGTTCTCGACGCGGGCGTAGTAGCCCTTCGAGAACTCGTAGCCCCGACTCAGGGGGAACAGCAGTCGGGCCACGTCGCCCGCCTCGTAGGTCTTGGCGTCGGCGTCGTGGACCACCACGTACTCGCTGCGCGCGGCGGCGACTCCGAGCGCCAGCCACACGTCTCGACCTTTCCCGGCCTCGCCGTTGAGACCGTACTCGTCGAGGCGGTCGGTGACGCCCGGACCGTTGCACCACACCACCGACAGCGGCAGGTCGAACCCCGAGAGCCAGTCGCAGAACGCCCCGACCTTCTCGGGCGGCGCGCGCAGGGCCACGACCACCTCGCCGGGCGCGACCGACTCCAGTTCAGAGAGGACGCGCTCGGCCGCGAGTCCGGCGTACTCGCGCTCGGTCATCGGGACGACCACCGCGGCGCGGTCCGTCGGGGCGTCGGGGACGGTGCCCGTCAGGTCGTGTAGCGTGGCGACGCGCTCCTGTCCGTACTCCATCGCGTGACGGTTGGGATGGAGGGGTTGAAAAGGGGCGGGAATCGGACGCCGGTGCCGGTTCGGCGTCAGTCCCCGCGAACCACGGTCGGGTCCTGTCCGCCGGTCGGCAGCGCGTCGTTCGCCCAGAGGACGACCAGCACCAGCAGAATCGCGACCAGCACGCCCCCGAAGGTCTGGAACACCGTATCGTAGCCGAACCCGGCGTCGACGAGCGCGCCGACCGCCACGCTCCCCAGCGCCTGCACTATCATCATCGACCCGCTGTACAGCGAGTAGGCGCTCGCGCGGTTCTGGTCGGGGAGCGAGTCGAGCAGGTAGGTGTCGAGCGCCGGGAAGAGACTGTGGACCACGTAGCCGAGGATTGCGGTGACGACGGCGATAGCGACCAACCCCTGTACCGCGGTCAGCGCGAACAGGCAGGCGACGAACCCGCCGAGAATCGTCAGCATGAGCGGGACGTGGGGGAGGCGGTCGGCGAGTCGTCCCGTGAGCCAGAAGGCCGGAACGCCCGCGGCGAACACCACCGTGAGGAGGGTGTTGCCGGTTGCGGCGTCGAGTCCCTTCGTCGCCGTGACGTACTTGACGTAGAAGTTGAAGAGACCGTTCCAGACGAACCCGGTCGCGCCGAGGATAGCGACCCCGCTCACGATGATGGGCCACTGCTTCCGGGCCGCCGTGAGCAGGTCGCGGTCCTCGGTCCCGGCGTCGGGCATCTCGGTCCGACGCGCGGTCCAGTAGAAGACCGCGGTGGCGCAGGCCGCCACGACCGCGATGATACTGAAGACTCCGCGCCACGTCGCGCCCGCCAGCACCGCGCCGACGAACAGCGGCGCGGCGACCGCGGCAACCTGACTCGCGGTGCCGTGAACGCCGAGCGTCCGGCCGACTCGCTCGGGGTAGAGTTCCGTGATGAGGGGGTTGGCGGCGATGAAGTACGCGCCGCTGGCCACGCCCATGAGGAACGCGCCGACCCCGAGCATCACCACCGACTGGGCGACGGTCATGAACGCCGCCGCCCCGGTCAGCACCGCGCCGGTGCCGAGGACGACCCGGTGGCGGTCCACGCGGGTCAGCAGGTAGCCCGTCGGGATTCGGGGCGTCGCGCTCCCCAACCACGCCAGCGTGGCTATCAGTCCGGCCGTGGATTCGGTGAGCGCGAACGCCGCCGACAGCGGTTCGAGCAGCGGCGCGAACACCACGCGGGCGAGGTTGACCAGAAACACCAGCGAACACATCGAAGCGAAGACCCGGCCACGAGACACGTTCGACGCTACTCCGAGGGGACAGTCAAACCTTCCGAATCCAGAAGGTCGTCTCCACGCGTTTCGAATCCGGAGTTCCCTCCCCCAAGGTTTTCGGTCGCCTCCGTCGTACTAGTTGGGTATATGAAATCAATTCGGCGAGGTCTCTGGGACGGTGAAGTCGGAAAGGACGCCCGCGGGCGGTTCTCGTGTCGCATCTGCCGTCGGTCGCTCGTGGCCCGGACGGAGGCGGAGGACGGCGTCGAGCGGTCCTGTCCGGACTGCGGTCGGGCGTGGAAGTCGCGGGCGGCCCCCCGGTGGCGGACGACGGGCGGGTAGCGCCGAGCGCTACTCGAACACCGCGTCGAAGGCGTCCGCGCCGAGGGGGTCGAACCGACCGGCGGCCAGATTCTCCTCGACGTGTTCCGGGTCGCTCGTGCCGACCAGCGAACTGGTCACGCCGGGCGCGCTCCGGGCGAAGTTGATGGCGCGCTGGACCGCGGTGTCGCCCGCGAGTCGGTCGCTCACGTCCTCGGGGAGACCGCTGGCGAGGTCCCCCTGCCCGATGCTGGCGCTGGTGAAGACGTTCAGGCCCGCCTCGTGGGCGAACCAGAGCGCGCTCTGGGGACCCTCCGGTCCCTCGTGGGCCTCCACGGTGAAGGCGTCGGCCATGAAGACGTTGAAGGGCAACTGGATGGCCCGGAGGTGGGTGGCGGTGTTCTCTGCGGCCTTGGCGGCCTTTCGGGCGCGAGAGACGATTTCGGGCAGCGAGAGGTACTGGTCGTCGGTCTCGGGCACGCGGAGGGCGTTCCACGTCGCGACGCCGTACGTCGAGATGTCGCCCGCCGCCGCCCGCTCTTCGAGGCGGGTGAACGTCTCCTCTAACTGGTCGTACACCGCCTCTCGGGAGCGCGCGTGGAGTTGGGTCTCGGGGTTGTGGACGTAGTAGAGGTCTATCTCCTCGACGCCCAGATTGTCGAGCGACCGGTCGAGTTGGGCGTCGATGAAGTCGGGGGCGATGCAGTGGCTCCCGCGGGCGAGGTCCTCGCGTTCCACGAGACCCGTATCGACGAACTCGCGTTTGACGTACTCGCCGGGGTTCTCCGGTCGCTCGCCGTCGAAGGGGACGAATCCGCCCTTCGTGGAGACGAACACCGCGTCGCGGTCCACGTCGGCGTCCTCGATGGCCGTCCCGACCGCGCGCTCGCTCCGCTGGCACCGGTAGTTGATGGCGGTGTCCACGACGTTGATGCCGCCCTCCAGCGCGGTAGCGACGGCGTCGCGGTACCGGGCGTCCACCTCGTCGGTCGGGTCGCCGAGGTAGGTGCCGACGCCGACCGACGAGACGGCGAGACCGTCGAACAGTCGGAAGTAGGTCCGGCCGAAGTCGTCGCCGTGCTGGAGTTTGTACTCGTAGGTTCCGTCGTCGGTGGCCATGCCGGAGCGTAACGCTCCTATCGGCATAAGACCGGAGGATTCGAGACCGGTACACGGGAGCCGCCTCCGGGTAGTTTAGGTCAGCCAAAATCGGAACGCTTTTTGTTTTTAGGTGTGCCTAAACCGATATGGCGACTAATCGACGAGACCTGTTGAAAGCGGGGAGCGCACTGTTCGCTGGCGTCTCACTCGCCGGTTGTGGCGGGAAGTTGGAATCTGCAGCTCCGGGGGCGTCCGGCGACGGGAGCGGCGGCGACGCGCCGAAACCGGCCGAACTGGCCGTCGCGGCCGAGTGGAACGTCTACCGGGCGCTGGCGGCCGACGCGCTCGCGCTCGGTCTCGCGGGCGAGTTCGACGCCGCGGCCGGCGTCGCGGCCGACGCCTTCCAGAAGTTCGAGGGGGCCACGGGCGAGTGGGGCGCCCACGAAGTCCTCGAAACCACCAGTGAGAAGCGCTACGCGGAGTTCGAGGAGGCGCTGGGCCAACTCCGAGAGCGCGCGAAAGGCGAGAACGTCGAGGAGATGCGAGTCGAGGCGGACCTCGTCTCGAAGCACCTCTCGGCCGCCCAGACGAAACTCGTCGGCGAGGAGAACGCTCGCGCGCTCGACCTCCAGTTCCTCGGGACGCGCCTCGTGACGGCCTCGTCGCTCTACGCGGCCGGGAAGGGCGACGCCGCGGCGACGATTGCGGGCGACACCTACGAGCGGTTCGAGCAGGCCGCGGTCCACGAGGACCTCGAAGCGGCCGACGCCGAGAGCTACGAGGGCTTCGAGAGCGCCGTCGAAGCGGTCGAGAAGGCCGCGAAGGCCGGGACCGGCGGAACGGTTCGCAACGAGGCCAACGCTGCCTTCGACGCCGCCGCGACGGGGTCGTACGCGGTCGCGGCCAGCGAGAGCGCGGCCGGGGCGGGCCACCTCGCGGCGATGCAGGCACGCGGCTACGACGCTTCGATGCTGGCCTCGCTGGGCGGCCCCTCGACGGCGTTCGCGCACGCCGCCGCGCTGAACGTCTACCGGGCGCGGGCCTACGACGTGGCGTGGCTGACCGCCCGCGGGAAGTCCGAGTACGCGAAGACCGCGGCGGAGGACATCTTCGCCCACTTCGAGGGCGCGAAGGCCCACGAAGCGCTCGAAGAAGCCGACCACGAGGCCT encodes:
- a CDS encoding glycosyl transferase family 2; the encoded protein is MEYGQERVATLHDLTGTVPDAPTDRAAVVVPMTEREYAGLAAERVLSELESVAPGEVVVALRAPPEKVGAFCDWLSGFDLPLSVVWCNGPGVTDRLDEYGLNGEAGKGRDVWLALGVAAARSEYVVVHDADAKTYEAGDVARLLFPLSRGYEFSKGYYARVENGRLYGRLCRLFYAPLVRALADAHPDAAVLDYLVSFRYALAGEFGATADFVRALRVERHWGLEVGTLGEAFGYAGFEGTAQVDLGRYEHDHRAVSGPTGLSDMSRHVGRALLRAVESHGVTPDYDALPERYRRTAESFVEQYAADAGFNGLDYDRSEEREQVDIYAEAVAPPGEDRRLPAWREVALTPAEVLDVSRNDVADVRRS
- a CDS encoding TRC40/GET3/ArsA family transport-energizing ATPase, which codes for MTELDVEPVERIDESDVPAGIDAPEYVLYGGKGGVGKTTMAAATGLASARGGTATLVVSTDPAHSLSDTFETEIPATPERIREDVPLYAAEIDPDAALEEGDAVFGGAAGGAGTGGPEADPAGSGVGAGDQSGPLGGLGEMLGEGNPMDALLGGPMPGADEAAAMQKLLEYMDDPRFERVVVDTAPTGHTLRLLELPELMDTMLGRIMKLKQKFQGMMEGMKGMFGGEDADPEQGFDDLDELSDRIERLRDTLRDPSKTDFRVVLVPEEMSVFESERLLDQLSEFGVPVGTVVVNKVMEDLADVVEPRSTAGETESGGVTSEDTDAFVSPNLDTCEFCQRRWEVQQDALARAQDVFRGHDVKRVPLLADEVRGERMLALVASCLD
- a CDS encoding MFS transporter, whose translation is MSRGRVFASMCSLVFLVNLARVVFAPLLEPLSAAFALTESTAGLIATLAWLGSATPRIPTGYLLTRVDRHRVVLGTGAVLTGAAAFMTVAQSVVMLGVGAFLMGVASGAYFIAANPLITELYPERVGRTLGVHGTASQVAAVAAPLFVGAVLAGATWRGVFSIIAVVAACATAVFYWTARRTEMPDAGTEDRDLLTAARKQWPIIVSGVAILGATGFVWNGLFNFYVKYVTATKGLDAATGNTLLTVVFAAGVPAFWLTGRLADRLPHVPLMLTILGGFVACLFALTAVQGLVAIAVVTAILGYVVHSLFPALDTYLLDSLPDQNRASAYSLYSGSMMIVQALGSVAVGALVDAGFGYDTVFQTFGGVLVAILLVLVVLWANDALPTGGQDPTVVRGD
- a CDS encoding aldo/keto reductase; protein product: MATDDGTYEYKLQHGDDFGRTYFRLFDGLAVSSVGVGTYLGDPTDEVDARYRDAVATALEGGINVVDTAINYRCQRSERAVGTAIEDADVDRDAVFVSTKGGFVPFDGERPENPGEYVKREFVDTGLVEREDLARGSHCIAPDFIDAQLDRSLDNLGVEEIDLYYVHNPETQLHARSREAVYDQLEETFTRLEERAAAGDISTYGVATWNALRVPETDDQYLSLPEIVSRARKAAKAAENTATHLRAIQLPFNVFMADAFTVEAHEGPEGPQSALWFAHEAGLNVFTSASIGQGDLASGLPEDVSDRLAGDTAVQRAINFARSAPGVTSSLVGTSDPEHVEENLAAGRFDPLGADAFDAVFE